One window of the Lytechinus variegatus isolate NC3 chromosome 3, Lvar_3.0, whole genome shotgun sequence genome contains the following:
- the LOC121410938 gene encoding carbohydrate sulfotransferase 11-like, with protein MLPPHKVKVVLCLAALACMVVVSIFTSLTTPSVQHMIKSRYDALSRIHHPVFLKGMASSTAHSPVIHPTRSNSTMMLTSNDEVNASEFMNIQADIQRRRRKHLADVCSANGVHEVAGSQDSHFIVDEKYKLVYCYVPKVACTSWKRVFLVLNGVMKRPDDLPQTQVNNVIGPRKLSFLSSYNKSKRAEILKSYTKFLVVRHPFHRVLSAFQNKLWAGSTSKTSIIFQKKIGLHILEGYRTSTLLNNKSGSVEQKTIVNKHGDEIKYDLRFDEFVKFLTTKTEKPSLLKNSHWGEITHRCKPCDIDYDVISHFETLVDDALYILRRVHADHVVKFPSSNGSSPTNSSSKSLYQSYYADIPQDDLHKLYQRYRLDFELFGYEKPDSVL; from the exons ATGTTGCCACCTCACAAAGTAAAGGTTGTTCTCTGTCTAGCAGCTCTTGCTTGTATGGTAGTAGTATCAATCTTCACATCATTGACAACACCATCTGTTCAACATATGATTAAAAGCA gATATGACGCGCTTTCAAGGATACATCATCCAGTGTTTTTGAAAGGG ATGGCGTCATCTACAGCTCACTCGCCCGTAATTCATCCTACGAGATCGAACTCGACTATGATGCTGACATCGAACGATGAAGTTAACGCATCTGAATTCATGAACATCCAggccgacattcaaaggcgCCGTAGAAAGCATTTAGCAGATGTATGCTCTGCGAATGGTGTCCACGAGGTAGCGGGCTCCCAAGACAGTCATTTCATCGTCGATGAGAAATACAAGCTCGTCTATTGCTATGTTCCCAAGGTGGCTTGCACTAGCTGGAAGCGAGTCTTTCTTGTTTTAAATGGTGTCATGAAACGTCCTGATGATCTGCCACAAACTCAGGTCAATAATGTTATCGGACCTCGTAAACTCTCATTTCTTTCGTCTTACAACAAGAGCAAGAGAGCTGAAATCCTAAAGAGCTACACCAAATTTTTGGTGGTTCGCCACCCGTTTCATCGTGTATTATCTGCCTTTCAGAATAAATTATGGGCAGGCTCCACTTCGAAAACATCAataatatttcagaaaaaaattggtttgCATATCTTGGAAGGATACAGAACAAGTACTTTATTGAATAACAAGAGTGGGAGCGTCGAGCAAAAAACGATCGTCAATAAACACGGAGATGAAATCAAATATGATCTCCGATTTGATGAATTTGTGAAATTTTTAACGACGAAGACAGAGAAACCATCACTTCTCAAGAATAGTCATTGGGGTGAGATCACGCACAGATGCAAACCTTGTGACATCGACTACGACGTTATCAGCCATTTCGAGACCCTGGTTGACGACGCTCTTTACATTCTTCGTCGTGTTCATGCTGACCATGTCGTCAAGTTTCCATCTTCGAATGGGAGTAGTCCGACCAACAGTTCATCAAAGTCTCTTTACCAGTCTTACTACGCTGATATTCCTCAGGATGATTTACACAAACTTTATCAAAGATATCGTCtcgattttgaattatttgGATATGAAAAACCTGATagtgttttataa